The sequence GTTTTTAAGTGCAGCACTGCCTGCTCTTTTCAAAACTAAAAGTGTCGTTCTTAGCTGCAGCAGCTAACCCTCTCAGATGTAGCAGAGAAAATCTAGTTATGTACTCTCATTTTCTAAATGTGCCCCCTCCCCAAAAACTCTGTAACCAAAAAGCACTGGGAGTGCAAAAATTGCCTATTGAGTACAAGCTACATTAGATGTAACCAGGAAGAGTCCGGATGCttgtgaatttctttttcaataaataagtgCCCTGAATGTGAGCAAGTCTGGTTAAAAATAAATGCCCCTTTGGTCTCCTGGAGCTTTTTCAGGATCTGTGACTGGCTGGAAGGCAAGGCAGAGCAGGTTGAGAACGGCAATTTGAGTGCCTCCGCCCCCAAAAAAGAGGAAGGGTGGGAGAaatgaaaggaggagaaagaagctgAGCATTGTTTGCTCTGACAGAGGGTAAAATGAGGAGGAGCCTTGGGCTGAATTCCCATCCACTGGGATACGAAAGAAATCACACCAACTCAAGCCTTTGTCTTCTGTCCATGGTGCtgaagtttattcattttcaaacCGCTGTCAGTAACAGGTGAGGGTCTACCCTAAAATTTAATGCATGGGGTTGGAGAGGCTGGGAAGCCACAATGAGACCACTGTATCTATATTTAGCATAAAATGTGAGAAATGTTGACAGGAAGCTGCAGCTCAAATGGGGTGCTCGTCACAACTCAGCTTTTGATGGCAGTGAGATGAGACAAAGTCACGTGCGAGAGCCCAGGGGGTGAGAGTCTCTGCCGTCTGCCCCGGGGCCTGGCCTGCCTTTTCTTCCTCGGCTGTTATCTCCGGTACTACAAAGAGAACACAGAACACAAACATATTCAGCTCAGAGACTTGACTCTACTGGAAAAGTCAGCTTCACGCGTGACTGTCCCAAACCTCTCAACCACGGACCAGCTACTTCCCAccgggccccaccccagcccaaaGACCCTTTGAGTTTCATGGACTGATAGACAGGTTACTCATTAAAGCTAATTTCATTTACTTTCACCTAAATCCTTCAGGATCTTGCAATTCTGGGGAGGAACACGAACTGCCAGTCAGCAGTGCAAaggtggcctggccctggggatgTTTTAACTTCCCAGTGCTAGCGGGAGTAACTTTGCCCGTTGGCATTTTCTCAGCCGTTGTGTCTGTGTAGATGGCTCTGTCCTGGGACTCACGGAGCACCCTCCCAGTTGGGGCAGAAATTCAGAGGGAATAAGCCTAGTCCCTTTCCTGCTGGAGTACCCTTTGACAAGGTTTGACTCTCAACAAAACCACAATTTTCTTCCTCCTCGTCCCATTTCCATCCCCAGTTCCTCTCACCCGGAAGCTGTTGCAGCCCAGTCCACTCTGGGCTCCAATCCTGTCAATCCTGCCCCCGAAGCAGCTGGACCTCCGCAGGCTCCGAGGGGCAGCAAGCAGCGCCCTCAACTTGCTTTTCAGGAGGGCGGATCTGTCCGGGGAGTCCCAGGGGCCCCGCCCGAGGGCACCTTCGTCTCTCTGGGCTGGGCTGACCTCCCCGGCCCAGGGAGGCACCTCGGGGAGGGGGCCGAGAGCTACTCCAGCTTCATCGTTCTGCTCGGTTAGAACTTGTGGCGGCACAGCCTCGTCTTCTAAAGGCATCTTGTCCTCCAAGTGGTCCAGCAAATTCTttgcaaaaggaaaatacaaggaAAGCGAGAGGCCTCGCTGACTTGGGGAAAATCAACAGGAATGAGCACAGTGTTAGAAAGCCGCCAATCCCAGACTGTTTCCCTTTCCTGGCCTTACCTTGAAATCCATCAGGTCTGCATTGGACACGCCATTGTACACGGGGTTAGCTTCAGATCGACCTGGGAGCTGAAAcgccaggaagaggaggaagcccACGGCGATGGTGGAGAAGGAGCCCATGCTGGCGTTGGCCAAGGAGCGATCCGATGCCTGCTGCCTCTCGTCCCTCTCCTCGGGCTTCCCTCTCCCAGCCTTCATCCGTCCCTGTCTCCCGGCTGCCTAGCGCCTCCTCTTTTTATAGCCCCCCAGCTCCGGAGCACGCAAGAGGGATGGAACCCTCCCCATTCTGTCACTTGCAGCGATAAAGCGGCTGAGTGAGGAGCCAGCCGAAGATGCCCTTTTAAAGTTATCAGTCCACCAGGGCTTGTCGCAGCCCCTCCGCCTTGGGCAGCCCAACGGCCCCCCAGACCCTCGGCGGCAAGAGCCACATTCTTGCTGACTTGCCTCAAGAGGCTCCCACTTCAAAGGTGTGAGAAGAGCAAAAAAGAGTCCTTGGTTATCTCACTGCCACGCCTCAGGATTCTTTCTCCTCCACGCTGGGACCCGTGCAGGGAAGCAGAGGGTGACGGTTGGCCTCTGCCCAGCTCCCCGGGCTTGTTTGTGGCTCAGCTGTCAGGGGCTCCAAATAAGGGCGGGAGAGGAGGAAACAGCAGGCAGGCGGCAGCTTGGGACAAATGAGCCCAGACGCTGGAGCTGGCCTCACACCTGCCTCACCGCCGTGGTCGGACCCCGCCCTGGGCAGTCCCTGTCCACGGCCAGGTGAAAGGGAGTTCTTTTTCAGAGTATTTTCAAGTCAGCAGGAACCAGATGTGATGAAGCCCTCAAGAATTAGGCTGCCAAATATACACACCAAGGAAAGTGGGGGGAACACAATCGTTCCAAAGCTCCTCCACACACCCACAGCCGCCCTCCAAGGTGCTGGGGGCTCAGCAGGCGCTGCCACGTTCATCCCTTCCCCTTGCTGTTTATAGAAGCTCATTCTCTGACAGTGTGAAGCCTGCAGCGCCCCCTTCCCAGGAAGGTGTCCACGGGGAATTAGccggtggagggagggagggggccaaAGGTGGCAGTTTCCCATGATGCCTTCCCCACCCTTCCCTAAGGCCAGGCATGTGACTGAGCCAccaaggcctcagtttccctggccCCCAAAAGGGGCAGTGAGGCTGTCCACACTTAATGAGTGGCCTCCATTTGCTAAGCAGGGGACTCGACGGTAGCCGTTACTGTTGAATGCAATGTGTGGGGAGCGGGCGAGAACACTGAATTGAGGGATTGGGAGATCTGCATTGCAGCCCAGCACAAACCAGTCACTTACGTCTCTGGGgccttattttcctcttctgtaaaatgaggaaagtgTAAGAACCCGCCCGCCCACCTCTCAGGGTGGTCTCGGGCCCACATGAGCTCAGAACGTGTGATGCGTGTGCAAGTTCACGGCGCTCCCCTCAGTGCTCACTCGTAACGTGCCAGGTGCTGTGTGAGGGCTGTGTGgggatgatttcatttttatcacccccccccccaggagcAGGTACATTGTCTCCATTTAGGGAGGGACAGAACTGAGCCTGAGAGGCtgtcacttgcccaaggccactgaGCACGTAAGTGGCAGAACAAGGACTAGGATCCCAAGTCTGACCCTGACGTCTGTATCCTAACCCATTTCCGGAAGAGTGCTGCCTCTTTGCCCTTTGCTGCTCCCCAGTTAAGCACCCCCGTCCCCACCTCTCAGGCACCCCCGAGCAGCTCCTGCACCCCCCACGCGCTGGGCGGGAGCCTCCTGTTCTTCCCGAGTCTGCGCGTGTCtggcctctgtctctgtctcaagGAGAGGGCTACCTCCAACCCCCAGGACCTATTTCCACACCTAACATGTTCTAATCTATTCCTTGGAAGCTCAgaaaatgtgtgttgaatgaCCAGCTCTGTCCCGGCCAGATCTGTCCCCACCTGTGCTGACCTCTTGGTTGACCAGATGAAGAGGCTCTTCTGGGCCATAAGGCTGGAAATCAGGGCAGTAAGTGGACAGAGGTCAAAGAGGTGTCCGGGGAGATGCTCTCctaagagggaagggaagggggcccTTTTCAGCAAGCTTGGGGTTTTGGGGCACCTGATTTGGGTCCGCCGATCTCAACTTGAAATTTGAACGGAGCACAATTCTAAGTAGGAGCTCTGGGGGCAGAATCGTGTGGTATCCTGACGAGTCCCTGGAATGTGCTCACAGCTTAATTGCGCGGTTGGCAGGTTATTATTAGCAAAGAGGGCTGGGCGAGCAGCCTGGGGGACTCATGCTGCTTGCTGTGTGCGTCACACGCCTGTATCCTGGAGACGCCCTTTGAGACAGGCCTTTGATGCAAGCCAAGGCTTCCGTAGCAGGTGGCCGCTGGACCACTGCTGCTCCTCTGTCCTCAGCTGCTTCTGCAGTCTGTAGGTGGCCCAAGGAGAAGCAGAAATCCCGTCCAAGGttccagaaagaaaatttcaGCATCTGCCCAGCTGCTTTTATTAAAGTCATTTTCCCTTTTCCGGAGCGAAACTGGAGTGGGACATGTGTGTTACTTGCTGAGTTTCTTCTCTTAGGACTTTTCTATTTGgtgaggggaagaaaaaggatATCTAGTTGTGCTGCTCTGAGGGCTTTGCCTAGAACCGGCAAGACTCCTCCAGGTACAGGGTCCAGAAAGACTCAGACAATCTGCAAAGGCACTTACCCGAGTCTTATTAAAGCCTTTGACGTGAGCCTGAACCGGAAAGTGGCTTGATGCAGTTTCTCCTCATTTTCCTGTTCCTGCTCAactttgggggtgtgtgtggaggaGCTAATACTTACTGGGTGTTTAGAAGCCAGGCTGTAGGGTGAGAGGAGAAAAGCAACAGGCACAGAAAGCCaggcccaccccccacccccaccactcccACTAGCTGAAAAGTCGAAAGTTCTTACTGCGTACGACTCAATCCTCTTAGTCATGGGATGGAAAGAGTGTTGCAAATGGTCAGGAGAATCCAGAATTTGGGTATCTCCAGTTTCTAGCCCAGAGTTTGGTTTTATGACTCTCCATGGGGCTGCTGTGGGCTGCTGCAGGGAAGCCTGGAGTGTGCAATGTCCCCTGTGTGCAGACCTGGCACGGAAACCCCGTCACATTCATGGCATGATTCTGTAGGGACCGAAATGATCAAAAGCAGAAATCCCAGTTGGGAGAAATTGGTAAGACTGTGATATATTTAGGGATGATTGTTTCTGactttgaaaacaaagttttgtttctttggtaCCATATGGAGGTCACTGGGAGCTGGAAGTTGGGGACAGGTTCCCTAGAAAACAAAGTCCAGGGCAAAAAGTTCACTTGCCAAAGCTTTACAGGGGTTCCTGTTTAAGGGCAGCAAGGCAGGGTGAGGAAATGCATTAGTTagctactgctgtgtaacaaattatcccaaaccTTCGCAACTTAGAACAACACACATCTATTATCTAATAGTTCCTGTGGATCAGGGATCTGGCCCTGCTTGGCTGGGTGCCACTGGCTCAGGGCTCTCTCAGGCTGCAATTAAGATGTAGGCTGGCACccggcccagtggctcacacctgtaatcctagcactgtgggaagccgaggcaagaggattgcttgaggtcaggagttcaagaacagcctgagcaagagtgagtcctcgtctctactaaatatagaaaaattacccgggcatggtggagtgcacctgtagtcccagctactcgggaggctaaggcaggaggcttgcatgagcccaggggtttggggtttctgtgagctaggctgacgccacggcactctagcccaggtgacagagcgagactctgtctcaaaacaaataaaaataaaaataaaaataaggtgtTGGCTGGAGctgcagtcatctcaaggctTGTCCGGGAGACTGTCTACCTGCAGGCTCACTCCTGTGGCTGTGGGCAGGCCTCAGAtgcttgctggctgttggctggagacGTCAGCtccttgccacatgggcctctccacagaGAAGCAACCGACTGCCATCAGGTCAAGCAAGGGAGAGGGCGAGAGGAGTTACGGAAGCCACAGTCCCTTAGtaacctaatcttggaagtgaTACCCATTGTTTTTGCTGTACTGTACTGGGTTCATTAGAAGTGAGTCGCTGGGTCCTGTTCACTCTCTAAGGGAGGGGCACAAATGCCAGGAGGCGGGGGTCCTTGGGGCCATCTCATGCCCGCACAGGTGGGCAAGGAGGGAGAGCAGGTATAAGGTGACATGTTGCCTCGCCGGCAGCTTTGCAAAAACACCTTAGTGAGGTCTCCAGAAAGCTTCATGGAGCAGAGCACCTCAGGGCAGCTGGGGCGGAGAGAGGATGACGGCGCTGCATCAATGTCCTGTGGCTGCTGGAACAAGTACCACAAGCCTTGGGGCTTAGagcaacagaagtttattctcttatagttcgGGGGGCTGGGAGTCTGAAATGAAGGTGTTGGTGGGGTGTTGGCTCCCTGTGAAGCCGCAAGAGGGGATCcgtcctgcctcttccagcttcggGTGGCTGCCGGCAATCCTGgtgctccttggcttgtggctgtgtcactctaatctctgcctccgtcATCACGTGGCCATCTtccctccctgtgtctctgtATCTCTTCTCATCTTGtcgtctttatttatttatttatttttttgagaccagtcttgctctgtcaccggggctagagtgcagtggtatcatcatagctcactgcaacctcagactcctggcctgaagcgatcctcctgcctcagcttcatgagtacctgggactacaggcatgcatcatcatagctggctaattttttctatttttaatagagacgggttctcgctcttgctgaggttcatctcgaactcctgagctcaagcgatccccctgcctcggcctcccagagtgctaagattacaggcgtgagccaccatgcccggcctcttctcctcttcttataaggacactagtcaaaTCATATTAGGAGCtcaccctactccagtgtgacctcatcttaactaattacatcgaCAATAACCTTACCTCCAAATAAGggcacattctgaggttctgggggttGGAACTCCAGCATATCTTTTGCagggacataattcagcccataacaagcACTTGACCTGTAGGCCCCTTTCCATCTCCTGTCTCGCACTGCTCAacacacctcccccaccccagccccgcccAAAAGTGCAGGCCACTGACTCCTGCACTTCTGGGCTGTGTTACTCAGATCCTCGGCAGTGACCAGGGAAACCAGGGATTCCTCAGTCCAGTCCTCCCGCGAACTGGCTTGGCAATCTCTCCTTGCCAGTTGGCAATCTCTCCTTGCCAGTTGGCACCGCTTGCAGGGGCATTTTGgtatgggaggaggggaggtgggagggggcagataGCAGCTGTGAGCACCATGTCCGCCATTGCTGGAGCTGCATTTGCTGCTGAGCCGGAGGCAGCCCTTGAGGTGGCTTCAGGACAGCACTATGtctcagcacctagcacagagctGGCGCACAGTGATccttcaggaaatattttctgaaggACTGGACCAACAAGTTTGCCTTCAGTGCCTGTCCtaacctgccccccccccccaccatgtaTATCTTGAGTGCCACCACTGCACCTTGCCCTCCCTGGGGACCTCACAGGGAGGGGAGTCACCCTCCGGCTGAAGCACGCATCTTCTGCTCTCTCCCTTGATGCTGCATCAAGATTGGAGAGCCTGGAGTGGGGAGGCCAGTTGATGAGGGGTGAGGGCTGGAACTGGAAGGGGAGTGCAGGATGGAGAGCCGGGGATGCTacaaggaaggaggcaggggtgTCGTGCCTGCTTGGGTGGTCCAGCCAGAGAACAGTGCGGAAGCTTCCAAGGGCTCAAGTTAGCAAGGGTGGGGGAAGGTTGAATCCTGTGGGAGTGCCTCAGTGTAGGTTCTCTGAACCTGAGGCAAGGATTCAAGTGTAGGTggtttatttttggagacaatcCCAGGAAATGTCAGCAGAGAGTGGGGGAGTGACACAGGCAAGGTAGGAAGTCAGTGATCACCGTGGACAAGCCGTGCTTAATTCCCCCTCACACAGAGGACTCCGAGCAGGCATAGAACAGGTGGCACTGGCGAACTGAGCGAGCTGGGTCTGTACGTGCCCACTCCTGCCAGCGCTGGTTGAGCATCTGTGGAGGCAGATCTGTGGAGGTGGATCATTTGGCAGCTTCTTTGCAGGACGAGGTTGATAACAGGGCGCTCAGGGAGGTTAAGGCCACGGCTACAGCTACCAGGGCAAGCACTAGAGAGGGCTGCCGTCAAGGGCAGCCATCCGCAGATGGTGCGTGCCCTGCAATGGGAGCTCAGTGAGATGCCACCCACTACCCGGCCCCCAGCCATCACATCTGGCTCCTTCACTGGTCATTCTGGGGTCCTGTTTCCTGGACCTTTGCTTGGGGAGAAGACCCAAGAAACAGGATGTCCATTCGTACAGGCTGCACCATCGGAGCCCTATTTGCGGATGCGTCGGACTCACCCGGGAAATTCTGAAGTGCTGAATGGCTTTGGGGAGTGGGGGCTCTGGGAGGGGCGTGGCCTCATCGCTGGAGCAGAGGAGAAAGGCTGCCAGCAGGCAGTGGCCCCAAATGTTGAACTGAGGGACGCCGAACTGAGCGTTCACCAGCGCTGGAAGGTCCCACCTACTTCACTGGCTTGGAGAAACCTGTGTGGGACAGTGGTTAGGGGCCTGGGtgcttgaatcctggctctgccacttgctgacTGCACGACCCTGAGCAAGTTACGTAACCTCTCTGCCTTTGTTTCCCCAGCTGTAACATGAGGGATAATAAGAGTTCTAACTTCTCAGAGTTGTTGTAAGGGCTGTGAGAGTTAATGGAACTGTGCCTGGTGCATGAATGAGGCCttcataaatgttaactattctAATAACCCCGCCCTGCCTGGGTCAGAAACAGGCAAAGATGACTCACAGTTCGTTGGAAAATAAGCTGCTCctgaaacttcattttaaaacaatcttaaCTGATCTCATTCGGTGCCCCATCTCTGACACGCATTgagttaaaatgagaaataacacAAAGACTCGCCCCTCTGGTTCCCTTCCACTCAAAGAAACATCAGATGGGAAAATCAGGGAGGCCGTGAGAGCACAGTTCAAGGCCAGGGTGTGGCGCTCACAGGAGTGTGGGGTTCAAGAGTCAGACAACAGAGGCTCAAGGGTCCCTGGGACCTCTGCTCAAATCCCAACGCTAGCACCTAGCGGCTGCGAGCTCTCTGGTGGGATGCTTGGTTTTTCTGGGTCTCATtgttctcatccataaaatggggataatagcagTGCTGACCGCATGGCGGTTTACCCCTCAGCTTGGGCCATGAAGAGCATTCCGGGAAGGGGAATGGCACGGGGCCCTTCCTGGGAGCCTGGAGGCTCCGCAGCAGGGCCTGGGCGGCCTGGATCTAGAGACGTATGGAGGGGAACCCACAGAGGGGAGGCCTCCCTGCCGGTTCGGGCACCAGCAGGACCCTGAGGgctgtctccttttctctctctgcgGTGAGGAGAAAGTGATGAGGCAGCCCCAGGGGAGGGACACCCTGGAAAGCTGGGCCTTGTGTCAGCCTCTGGACCCTTGTGAGCCAGGGTTTTGAAGGTCTTTCCAGGAATTGGAGCTTTGAAGCTGAGATTTGGGGCAGGATGGAGGGCTCACCCCTTAGTCAGGAATGCAAATGAGCCAGCGTGTCACTCACACACACTGACCCCAACCTCTGACATTTCAGCTTAGACCTTCTAGAAACAGTAAATGCCAGGGACAGTGCTTCACTGGTagagttccaggcagaaggaaggcTGGCGGAGCAGTGCCTGGACACACGCCCTCAGGTTGCACGCACACATCAGGGCCCAGTCCGCAGCCAGCAAGAAGCTGACCTGCTTTGAAAAGCAGTTTCCGCAAGGAATCTCTTTCAGAGCATGATAaacctgaaagaaaagaaagccccaCCACCCCACGCAACCAGCCCGTGAGGCCGTGTCCCTGCCCCACCATCATGACACCATTGGGACCTTCAAGAAAAGAGAACActttgtgttttttggtttggtttgggttttttgaaATGAGGGATAATTTTCAAGGCGCAGAGACAAATCAGATTCAAAAGAAAAAGCGTATAATGTTGACTTTATTTCACCATGGAAATTTTGTGCTCAAGGTTAAGAAACCATCTTATAtaaaacaaccaaataaataaataaataaataaaaataaataggagtCACTTCAAAGGGGGTCCTAGGACTGGGGACAGAGCCCCTTGCGGAACCAGAAGCAGGTGTCTGCAGCCAGGACTTCCTCTTCCCTCTTAATATCTCCTCAGCactgtggggagaagggagggggggACAGTGGGTTTAgggtgggagactgaggcgggagctgaGCTTCCCCACATCATGGTTCCCCACCACCGCTAGTCATcagcaacctttttttttttttgagacagagtctcactctgttgcctgggctagagtgctgtggcatcagcctaactcacagtaacctcaaactcctgggctcaagtgatcctactgcctcagcctcccgagtagctgggactacaggtatgcgccaccatgcccagctaattttttata is a genomic window of Eulemur rufifrons isolate Redbay chromosome 8, OSU_ERuf_1, whole genome shotgun sequence containing:
- the NPPA gene encoding natriuretic peptides A, whose amino-acid sequence is MGSFSTIAVGFLLFLAFQLPGRSEANPVYNGVSNADLMDFKNLLDHLEDKMPLEDEAVPPQVLTEQNDEAGVALGPLPEVPPWAGEVSPAQRDEGALGRGPWDSPDRSALLKSKLRALLAAPRSLRRSSCFGGRIDRIGAQSGLGCNSFRYRR